The sequence ACGGCCTCGGAGACGATTCCCAACACGCCGATGTTGGACGAAAACTGCCCGATCACGATGGCGATCACGATATAAAACGCCGCTGGCTTCCCGATATGCCGCCGCACGGCGGCTACGAAGGTGTCTCCGCTCGCGAACGTAAGCCGGCTCATGGCGCTGACCAGCACCCAGAAAAACACGCACGACAACGCCAACGCCCACAACAGCGCCGTCCCATGATCGGCCCCGGCAATGACAAGAGACGACACGCTGCCCGTGCCAATGGTGGCGCCGAGCATAAACAGTGCGGGGCCGAACGAGGAAAGTTTGCTGCGCATGGGGCCGCGGGGAAGGTGGAGAACGCTTCGCGGCAAGATACGAGATTGGGATTCGGAACCCGAACCTCTGCTTACCGCTTCACCCGCACCAGAATATCCTTCATCTGATCCAGCGTGAAGGGGGCGGTAAAGGTGCCGTCGAAGCGGGCGCTCGCGAAGCGCGGCGTATGTGGGGTGGTTACGCCCATACCGATCGCGAAGAGCGGCGGGGTGGCCGGACCCAGGGCCTCGCGCAGACGGATGGCGGCCGTGCAGCCGTCCGGCTCGAGGATGTTGGCGTTGATCAACACGGCATCGAAGGCGCCGGCGGACACAACGCCGGCCAGCTTTGCCCCGCTCGTGGCAAGGGTCACGCGGCATCCGAGCCGCTGGAACATCTGGCCAACGATCCGCTGGTTCACGGGGTGCTGGTCTACCAGTAGAATCTGTGGCCCGGGCCGGGTCTCGAGCGGCGGTGTCGGGGATGGTGTCAGGGTTCGGGAGATGGGCTCGCGCTTCCGACGCTCCTGCTCCAGCGCGAACGTGAAGTGAATCGCGTCGAGCAACACGGATGCCCAGATCGGATGCGCAACGGTTGCGGCGACACGGCCGCGTAGGTCGGGCGGGATCTGCTGGCCCGGGCGGGACAGGCCCACCACGGGCAACCCGGCCGGCAACTGGCTGAACAGCGTTGTGAGGGCGATATCGTCCGCCGGCAGATCTATCAGTACCATGGATGTCTCCGTCCCGTCGCGATGGGCCTCGGCGAGGGCTGCGGGTCCGGAAAAGATGGGGATCGGGATCCGCCAGCGCTCGGCGAGGGCCTCGATGTGATCGCCCACTGCCGGGTTGTCGGTGATCGCGGCGAATCCGCCGGTAGCAAGGAGCGTGTCGAGCACCGGAGGGACGACCGCCAGCGCCGGGACCTCGATCTCAAACGAAAATCGGGAGCCGGCGTTCGGGGTACTGCTCACCGCCAACTCGCCGCCGAGGGTGCGCACCAGCTGCCGGGCCAGCGCCAGGCCGATCCCGGTGCCGCCGTAGGCGCGCGTGTCGGAGGAGTCGGCCTGGTAGAAGAGGTCGAAGATGTGCGCCTGCTGGGCGGGGTCTATCCCGACACCGGTGTCGCTCACGGCGAAATGCAGTCGGGCTCGAGCCGTGCCCAACTCCACCACCGCGGCATGCAGGGTGAGCGATCCCGTTGCGGTGAACTTGACGGCGTTGCTCAACAAGCACTCGAGGATCTTCTGGAGTCGCGTAGGATCGGTTTCAATGGCGGCCGGCAGTTTCGGATCGAGCCGAGCATACACCTGGAGCCCTTTCTGGAACGCCTCATGAAACGCATCCGCGGCGACCTCCGCGAGTAGGGGTTCGAGGTCGGTCCATACCCGGTCTGGCTCCGATCGTTCGGAATTGAGCTCGCTGTAGTCCAGCACGTTCCGGACGATAGACAGCAGGTTCGTACCGCTTTCCTTGACGGTCTGTACGTAGTCCAGTTGCTCGTCGTTGAGGGGCGTGCCGGCCAGCAACTCGGCCATGCCCAGAATGCCGTTCAGCGGCGTTCGGAGTTCATGGCTCATGATCGCCAGAAAGTCCTGCTTGGCCTCGTACGCGTCGGTGCGACCGCCTTCGAGGCGGGCCAGCTGCTCGGTAAGGGTGCGGTTGCGCGCCTTTTCGCGCTGGAGCGATTCGCTCACCTCGTCCAACTTCGCACCGAGCGACCCGGCCTCGCGCTCCAACTCGGCGACGGCTTCCCGCAAGGCTCGCAACGGCTCAAGCACGCCGTCGGCCTCTGCCGACGTGCCGCTTGTGACGCGTGAGAACGTGCGGGATTCGCTCATGATAGTCGCACGCCCGAGGGCGGGTGGTCAGATCGCAAAAGGCATGGAGGATGCACGCTAGGGCTGGCCCTGGCGAAACGGCCGATTCGCGGCAAAAGATAACAAGCCGGCGGAAAAGGGTGCCG is a genomic window of Rhodothermales bacterium containing:
- a CDS encoding ATP-binding protein; the protein is MSESRTFSRVTSGTSAEADGVLEPLRALREAVAELEREAGSLGAKLDEVSESLQREKARNRTLTEQLARLEGGRTDAYEAKQDFLAIMSHELRTPLNGILGMAELLAGTPLNDEQLDYVQTVKESGTNLLSIVRNVLDYSELNSERSEPDRVWTDLEPLLAEVAADAFHEAFQKGLQVYARLDPKLPAAIETDPTRLQKILECLLSNAVKFTATGSLTLHAAVVELGTARARLHFAVSDTGVGIDPAQQAHIFDLFYQADSSDTRAYGGTGIGLALARQLVRTLGGELAVSSTPNAGSRFSFEIEVPALAVVPPVLDTLLATGGFAAITDNPAVGDHIEALAERWRIPIPIFSGPAALAEAHRDGTETSMVLIDLPADDIALTTLFSQLPAGLPVVGLSRPGQQIPPDLRGRVAATVAHPIWASVLLDAIHFTFALEQERRKREPISRTLTPSPTPPLETRPGPQILLVDQHPVNQRIVGQMFQRLGCRVTLATSGAKLAGVVSAGAFDAVLINANILEPDGCTAAIRLREALGPATPPLFAIGMGVTTPHTPRFASARFDGTFTAPFTLDQMKDILVRVKR